The genomic interval CTCAATGGGGAACCTGCCGGTTTAATGCCGCCCCGTTCAGCCGCGAATATGACTGGCTGGTTGTCATGGATGATCTATCGCCCATTCTGCCCGGCCTGAAAGAAGAACTGGCCTGTCCGCGAGAGAACACCATTCTAATCACATCAGAGCCTTCTTCCGTTGCCCGGTACGGCAAGGCCTTCGCCGCACAGTTCGGCCATATTCTGACCAGTCAGGAGGAATGGGCGCTGCCGCACCGGAATGCCATCCGCTCGCAAACCGGCAATCTCTGGTTCTACGGAAAATCCTATGATGAAGTCTGTCAGGAATCTCCGATATCCAAAACCGGGCTGATCTCCACGGTCTGCTCATCCAAACGGCAGGCCCACACGATGCATGCCCGGCGTTATGACTTCACGCAACGCCTCAAAGCCGAACTGCCGGCTCTCGAAATTTTCGGACACGGCGTCCGGTTTATTGAGAAAAAAGCAGACGCATTGGATCCTTATAAATTTCATCTGGCCGTTGAAAACCATATTGCAAAGCACCACTGGACCGAAAAACTGGCCGACGCCTTTCTCGGCTATACCGTACCGATCTACTGCGGCTGCCCGAACGTTTTTGACTATTTTCCAAAAGAGAGCGTCATCCAGATCGACATCAACGACTTCGAAGGATCCCTCAAAACCATTCGCCGGATACTGACTACCGATGGGGAATACGAACGCCGCCTTGAAGCCGTCAAGGAAGCCCGGCAACTTGTCATCGAAAAATATAACCTTCCGGCCATGCTCAGCCGGATCATTGAAAATGCGGTGCCTCCGCCGGCAGACGCGGAAAAAGGAGAAATCTACAACCGGCGCATCATGCGGGTGCGCCATCCTGCCGAATTTGTCCGCTTTGCTGTCTGGCGCGGCCGGAACTTTCTGCGAAGCATCAGGAAATATTCCTAAAGAATATACGGCCCGATAAATTCGAATATCCAGAGAACTTTTTCACTAGTGCTGAAAACGTAGACCGGGATATTCAGGCAAATGTACTTTAAAGGGGCTATGCATTCATTAATACACATTACATATACAGCAGAAGGCTCAACGGGCAATTTGAGCTTGCGCAGCCGTATTGGAGTCTCTACTTTACGGTCGTTGGCAGATGAGAAATTGACCTTCGATTTCGACACCCTGAGATGACAAGGTTCAGTTAACCGGAGTTTCCCTATATGGGTAGTTATCACACAAAACAGGTTCTAACAAAAATCGGTATTTTCCCGGGGGATACCACGCCCGTTGCCGACCTGAGATCACTGGTACAGGCGTTGCGTGTTACTGCGATTAAAAAAGATATGATTCGGATAGGTCCCGATAAAGACGGGGGATATCTGCTGCCTGACGATCTTGATGGGGTTCTACATTGTTTTTCACCGGGAGTTGCAGACTGCAGTGACTTCGAACTGGATATGGTGAATCGGGGAATGCTGGCTTTTTTGGCAGACCGGTCCGTGGATGGCCCTGCAGTCGAACATCCCCGGTTCCGATTCATCAAAAAGTTTCTCGCTTCTATCGACGATCCGGCAGACGGGTTGATCACTCTGGATACGTGGTATCATGAAGAGCTGGGATCCCTTTCTAACAACTCGCCCGATGCCATACTTCAGATGGACATTGAAGGATGCGAGTATGAAGTGATCCACAATATGTCCGAATCGTTGCTCAACAAATTTCGTGTACTTGTCATTGAATTCCATAAGTTGCATCAACTGACCGACGAGTACTCCTTTAAGTGGATGAGCCGGGCATTTTTTAAGTTACTGAGAACCCATGCGGTTGTTCATCTGCACCCGAACAACAATCGTCGCGCAATTTCTTACGGCGGACTGGCAATCCCGTCTACGATGGAATTTACGTTCCTGCGGCGAGATCGAATTCAGCCGGCCAATCATACCCCCGTATTTCCGAATCAACTGGATCGAAAAACCATAAAAACAAAGCCCGACCTGGCTCTACCGACTTGCTGGTACGCATAACGGTCATAGCAGCAAGCCATCCGCCATGGAGCGCCTAAATGAAAGATGAAAAACTTAGCGTCCGTATTGCGGCAGTTGATTTTGGTTCAGAAAAATTCATGCTCGGAATGGTTCTTAAGCTTGCC from Kiritimatiellaceae bacterium carries:
- a CDS encoding glycosyltransferase — encoded protein: MNSTTLIRVKLAARGRSLEGGTNLAAQCPGNQPQWGTCRFNAAPFSREYDWLVVMDDLSPILPGLKEELACPRENTILITSEPSSVARYGKAFAAQFGHILTSQEEWALPHRNAIRSQTGNLWFYGKSYDEVCQESPISKTGLISTVCSSKRQAHTMHARRYDFTQRLKAELPALEIFGHGVRFIEKKADALDPYKFHLAVENHIAKHHWTEKLADAFLGYTVPIYCGCPNVFDYFPKESVIQIDINDFEGSLKTIRRILTTDGEYERRLEAVKEARQLVIEKYNLPAMLSRIIENAVPPPADAEKGEIYNRRIMRVRHPAEFVRFAVWRGRNFLRSIRKYS